AACATATGGTGGTCAAAATCAAGTAAAGATTACAACTGCATACAAAGCAGATGAGGATGGAACTAATGTAGATGACGAAATAAAAGATAAATTATATACAGGGCTTAAATCTTATTTACCAGCAAATATGTCTGAGAAAGATTTCTCAGAAGATAATGCGACAATAGGTTTAATGTCTTCTGCAAAAGTAGGTCCTACAATTGCTGATGATACGACAAGAGCTTCATTTATTGCAGTTTCTTTAGCATTAGTAGCAATTTTCTTCTACTTAATCATCATGTTCAAACGTTGGCAATTCTCATTATCAACTATCATTGCTTTGGCGCATGACGTAATTATTGTATTAGGTGTTTTCTCTTTATTTAAAGGTGTTTTACCATTCAATATGGAGATTGACCAAGCCTTTATTGCTGCGATTTTGACAGTAATTGGTTATTCGATGAATGACTCGATTATTATCTTGGATCGTATTCGTGAAAACTTAACAGTTGAGAAAAACCATAAATTGTATAATATTATTAATATTTCTACATCAGAAACATTATCTCGTACAATCAATACGTCTTTATCAACGTTCTTAATCGTATTAATCATCTTTGCATTTGGTGGAGAATCAATCAAAGGATTTATGTTTGCGAAATTGATCGGTATCGTAATTGGTACTTTCTCATCTATTTTCGTTGCATCTCCTTTATTGTACGACTTTACGAAAAAAGGTCAAATGAATAAATAAGATTCAATTTTAAATAAATTTTAAGAAAGCCATCAGAGAAATTTGATGGCTTTTTTTCTTTTACTCCATTTAGATTTTATACATTTGTTTCGTGAATAGTTTAGTAATATACCCAGCGTTTTTAGACTTTCAAGAAGTCGTGATTATTATGGTAGTTGCCGTGGTAATTTTTGGACCAGATAAAATTCCGGAAATTGCACGTGGTTTGGGAGCTGCAGTACGAAAACTGAAAGAAGCTTCAGAAGATATCAAACAAGAAATTATGAATCCTGTTCAGGAAGTAGATCCAACAAAGGACATTCAAAATACAATTAATGAATTAAATCCATTGAAAGAAGTGAAAGAAACTTTTCAAAAAATTAATCCAATGGAAGATTTCCAAAAATCGTTTGAAGAGCTAAGTAATCCAGTTGATAAATTACACAATGCCATTCATCAAGAGAATACTGTCGAAACAGCTTTGAGAGATACAGATGCACCAACAATGAAGCCTGTAGATCCAGTTCAAGATATAGAAACTCCAACTTCAACTGAACCAATTGCAGAAGAACCTGTAGAACCAGTTGTTGAAGAACCTACGATTATCAAGGAACCAAAAACTGTCGATGAAGCATTAGGATTAGGTGGATCAGTAAGTAGATAATGATACAAGATTTTTTTGATTGGGACGTACAAATATTTTTGTATTTCAATAATTTAGGTACAGAAAGTTGGGATTGGTTTTGGTTATTGGTTACCAATAAAAAAACGTGGATTCCGCTTTATGTCATATTTCTTGTTTTGTTGTACATTAAACTTGGATGGAAAAAGACATTATTAGCCGGAATTTGTGTTGCGTTAATGATAACGTGTGCTGATCAATTTACCAATATCCTAAAAAATTCTTTCCAACGTTATAGACCATGTTATACAGAATCTATTCAAGGCTTATTCCGTCCAATAGATTGTGAGGGGAGAGGTCGTTTTGGTTTTACATCTGCTCATGCTTCTAATCACATGGCGATTGCTATTTTTATGGGAATTATTTTAAGACGCTATTACAAATGGTTATTGTATGTTTTAATTGTTTGGGCATTAATGGTTGCTTACAGTAGAGTATATGTTGGTGTACATTTTACAGGTGATATATTTTTCGGAACCTTAATCGGTGTATTTTTCTCTATCATATTCCTAAAAATATATTATTTCTTGGAAAAAAAATATTTGCAGAATATCTAAAATAAAATTGACTAAATCAATACATATCAAAAAAGTCTATAACAATTTGTTATAGACTTTTTTAGTAAACTTAATTAAGTTAATTATACAATTATGTAAAATAGAAATAAAACTATTCGATTGTTTCGTCCAGTTTCTTAGGCTTTTTCTTCAAACGAAGAGCTTTCTTTTTTGCTAAGAATGAATTCAAATCTTCATCAATTTCAGTAGAATTTTCATCACCCAAAAGATAGCCCCAAGGTTTTAGTTCGGTCACATTATCAAAAACAATTTTCATCAACGCAAGGATTGGTATAGATAACAACATTCCCATAATTCCCCAAGTCATTTCGCCAATAACCAAACCAATAATGACAATTAGTGAATTTATTTTTACTTTAGATCCGACAATTTTTGGCATCACAACATTTCCGTCAATTGCGTGAATTGCAATGAAAGCAATTAATACAAAAAATAATTTTGAGGTAGACATTGTTGCGAAGGTGATGATAAGCGTTACGATTAATGAAATAATAATCCCAACATACGGAACAACGTTAAGTACTCCTGTTAAAATAGCCAATACAAATTTATATTTGAGCCCAAGAATCGAAAATGAAATAAATGATAAAATTGAAACTATTAGCATTTGTAAGAATAAGCCAATTAAATATTGTTTGACCATTTTTTGAATAGATGTAATCACATTATATACTTGATCGTGCGTATTCGAATTGAAAGCGTAATAAAGGAATTTAACCAAATGTCCACGATAAATAAGCAAGAAAACGATGTATAAAAAAGTAAATAAAACGGTTACAGTCATTGACGACACGATAGAAAGTACCTTTTCTATGACAATTGTACTTGTCTCGATAGTGGTTTTTACATTTTTTGTCAAATATTCTATTTGCGCATGCGAATTAATACCAAACGTGTGATGAATCCATTTCTGTAAATCGATAAAAGCTTCAATTATCTGCATCTGAAAAACAGGCCATTCATTCGCTATATCAGCCATTTGTATGGCGATTAAATAGAAAATTCCTAATATAAATGCTGCAAATAATAGAGTTGTTATGATACTTGAAATTGCTCTTGGAAGAAACAAATATCTTTCGAAAAAAGTAGAAATAGGCGATAGTAATATCGAAATTAAGAAGCCTAAAATTAATGGAACTAAAATCGCTTTACCTATTATTGATATAAATGTTAAACAAATGATTGACAATAATGTGCAAGTTAGTTTTAAATAAAAAGGCCATTTTCTAATGACTTCCATAATGTAAAGTATTTTATGTTGACAATATTATAAAATTGATTCTATAAATATAGTTTTATTTTGTTAGATAATATTTGATTGTATAGTTTATTTCATTAAAAAAACCACGTTGTAAAAACGTGGTTTTCAGTATATAATGAAAGATGATTATTTTTTCTTCGTCTCTTTATTTTCTTCAATAATAGTCATTTCATCAATCAAACGTTGTGCATTTGCATATTTGTCAACTACCCATAAAATATAACGAGCGTCAACCATAATATTACGACAAATTTCTGGATCATAATTTAAATCTGACATAGTTCCTTCCCAAACACGGTCAAAGTTCAATCCGATTAATTCTCCTTTTGCATTTAATGCTGGAGAACCAGAGTTTCCTCCTGTTGTATGATTGGTTGCGATAAAGTTTACAGCTAATTTACCGTCTTTATCAGCATATTTACCATAGTCTTTGTTGTCATATAAACTAACCATTTGTTTTGGTAAATCATATTCGTAATCTCCAGGAACATATTTTTCCATTACGCCATCCATGTGTGTTACAGGTTCGTAATAAACCGCATCACGAGGTTGATAACCATCAACTTTACCATATGTTACACGTAAAGTAGAATTCGCATCTGGGAAGATTTTTTTATCTGTAAATACATCCATTTGCGCTTTCATATAGGTACGCATCAATTTGTTGATCTTATCTTGATTCGCTAAATAGGTAGGCGTTACATTTGTTTGATTCGATTCTAAAACAATACGAACTTGACTAATCAATGCATCTTCTTTTAGCGCTTTAATAAATTCAGCATCGTTTTCAGCTAAAGCTTTGATATTACCTAAAAGAGATTGTCCATTCATTTTTTTCGTTCCGTTAATCACCGAGTTTCCTAAAGCAGTTTTAATGTTTGCTGCAGTTGTATTCGGTAATAATTTTTGTGGAACTACTTTGAAATAATTATCAGCCAAATCAGAAGAAATTGTTTTGTCTAATTCTGGATTATAATCCTTGTGCATAGACGCTACCGTATTCAACGCTTTTGCTTTTGTTTCAGCATAATTTTTTTGCCCTACAGCATTCAAAATATTATTCAACGTTAAAGCCATTCTGAACGTTTCTGAATTTGAGAAAAACGACTCAGAGAACATAATGTTCGCTAAATTATAATCTTGATTTGCTTTATTCACGTCATTTAATTCAGAAATAATGTTCGCATATTGAGCGTTTAATTTCGAATTTTTAGCAATACGATTCATAAATTCTTGTTCGTATTGTTGACGTTTTTCTACCGCTTTCGAACGATTAAGCCCTAAAACTTCACCAATCCATTTTTTGTGTGCATTCGAAATACGTGCTTGTTTAGACGCATACGCAATACGAGTTGCATTGTCTTCTCGCATTTTTTTATCGATGTGCGATAATGCAATTGTACGAACATTAATACGTGCCGGATTGATAACATCTTTGATTTGTTCGATAGAAGAAGCTGGTAAATATTCGTCCGTTACACCTGGAAAACCATAAACAAACGTGAAATCGCCTTCGTTAATTCCCGAAATATTAATTGGTAAGTGATGTTTTGGTTTGTAAGGTACATTGTCTACTGAATATTCTGCAGGTTTATTGTTTTTATCCGCATAGATTCTAAACATAGCAAAATCTCCAGTATGACGTGGCCAAACCCAGTTATCGGTATCATTTCCATATTTACCAATTGCCGACGGTGGTGCACCAACTAAACGTACGTCTTTGAACGTTTCTGTTGTAAATTGGTAGTATTTATTTCCTTTATAGAAAGGTTTAATGAAAACTGTTTGGTACGATTCTTTTTTGCTTTTTGCATTAAAATCTTCGCTATTTTTTTTGATGATTTTGTTACGTTCTTCTTCAGACATATTTTCATTCACACCTTTTAAAATAGCTGTAGTTACATCTTTTATATCAATGATAAAAGTCGCTGTTAACCCTTCGTTTGGTAATTCGTCTTTCAACTCTTTAGCCCAAAAACCATCTGTTAAATAATCATTTTCTAAAGATGAATGCGCTTGAATTTCTCCATAACCACAGTGATGATTAGTTAATAATAAACCATTTGGAGAAATAACTTCAGATGTACAACCACCACCAAAATGCGCAACTGCATTATTGATACTTTTATCTCCAGTACTGAAAATGTCTTTTGATGAGATTTTCAATCCCATGTCTTTCATTTCCTTTTCATTCAATTCTGTCGGAATCCACATTCCTCCACCTTGTTGTGCAAACGCATTGAAACTTGCAAACAAAGCCATTAAAATAGACCCTTTAACGAATAGTTTCTTCATTTTTATTTGATTATTTTATTGTATCGATTTCTTAGATTTTCAAAGATAAAGAAATTTACATAAAACCAACTTGATTTCTTAAAACCATTGTAAATAGTGAGTTTTTAAGGATTAATTTTTAATATTTTTGAGCATTAAATGTAGATAAATGAAAAGAGTACTGTTAGTTGGTTTAATAGCTTTAGGATTGCAATCGTGCACTATAAAAGAAGAATATGTTATTTATGAAGATGGAAAAATTGATTATAATTATTCGTTAAATGGCAATGATTTAAAATCATATATTCAAGATGAAGGTGGTTACAATTCACTTTTGAATGAAAAAAAAGAGGTGGTAGAGAACTTAAAAAAAGGATTAACAATTGAATCATTGCATAAAATAATGATTGAAGATGAAGATTTTTTGAATGATAAAAGGAGTAATGCAATCGCTTATTTTGAGGAAAATAAATTACTATATGAAAAATTTAAACAGCATAAAGTATATATTGATTTTAATGAATTAACGTATTCAACCGAGTTAAATTCAGTATCAACTGTCATCAGTAAAGAAAGTGAAGAGTTGAATACGTTTTTATTCAATTTGTTTATAGCGATTGATAATCCATTCAATACAAATTATTTAAATAATCAGAAGAATATAAATTCAACCAGTACCGAAATTGTATTTAATAAAGAAGATTTTAAGACTTTAGTCAGTGGCTTAATGCCGAATTTTGATGCTGGAATGGGAGATAATATGGTGTATAATAATATGTTTAATTATCAATTAATTATTCATGCGCCAACTAAAATAGTAAGTAGTACAGTTGAAGATGCCAATTTCTCCTTGGACCAAAAAACGATTCGACTAAATTTTACATTCAATGATATTATTTCGGGTAAGAATAAATCAGCCAAAATTACCTATTAAACGCATAGTTTCGTAAATTTGATTTTCGAAACACATTGTAAAATGAAACAAATTGTCGAGTTCCAAGATTTGGGAATGAACAGAAATTACCAAGAAATATGGGATTATCAAGAAAGTCTTTTAGCCGAAAATATAGCCGCAAAACAATACAACAGAGCACAAGAAAAGGAGGGAGGAACTGATTTTAAGAATACCAAAAATCATTTGCTTTTCGTAGAACATCCGCATGTTTATACACTTGGGAAAAGTGGTCATTTAGAAAATATGTTGGCGTCGAGCGATAAGTTAAATGAAATTCAAGCAACATTTGTTAAAACGAATCGTGGTGGCGATATTACGTATCATGGACCGCAACAATTGGTTGGGTATCCGATTATGGATTTAGAAAATTTTAAACCCGACATTCATTTGTATATGCGCAATTTGGAAGAAGTAATCATCAAAACAATTGCAGAATATGGTTTAAAAGGTGTTCGTTCTCAAGGAGAAACAGGTGTTTGGTTAGACGTTGGTCGACCTTATGCGCGCAAAATTTGTGCAATGGGAGTTAAAGCTTCTCGTTGGGTTACGATGCATGGTTTTGCTCTTAATGTGAATACAGATATGCGTTATTTTGAATATATTGTTCCATGTGGAATCCAAGATAAAGCCGTTGCGTCATTAGAAAGAGAGCTCGGTCATCAGGTAGATATGAACGAAGTAAAAGCGTTTACGAAAAAACATTTTGCTGAAGTTTTTGATGTAGCCTATAAATAAACATTTCTAAGAATAAAAATTATAGTAAAGACCGTTTTTTGTAAAACGGTCTTTTTTATTGGTTTTTAATTTGTTATAAACACTTCAATTAAATGTTTTTCATTTTCGACTATTTTTTAATTTTTTGTTAAAGAATAATTATAAATTTAGCACTTATAAAGAAACGTAATAATGGAAAATAACCAAATCAAAACGAATTATCCAGCGCTCTATACACTGATAATCGTCTTTTTTTTCTGGGGTTTTATTGCCGCAGGTAACAATATTTTTATTCCTTTTTGTAAAAATTATTTCAATTTAGATCAATTTCAATCACAATTAATCGACTTTGCATTTTATACTGCGTATTATGTAGGTGCTTTGCTTTTGTATATTTTTGGCGTTGTAAAAGGTAAAGATCTTGTTGGGCAATGGGGATATAAAAGAAGTATTGTTTACGGACTTTTGTTTTCTGCAATAGGAGCTGGCGCAATGATTATTGCGGTTCAAATTAATGTATATACAGCAATGTTAGTGGGGTTATTTATTGTAGCGTTAGGCTTTTCTTTGCAACAAACAGCGGCCAACCCTTTTGCTGTTCTTTTGGGAGATCCTAAAACAGGAACTTCACGTGTAAATTTAGGTGGAGGAATCAATTCCTTTGGAACAACAATTGGTCCGTTAGTAATTGGTTTTGCATTGTTTGGTACTTTTGAACATGTTTCGGATGACGCGATAAAAAGTTTACCACTTACAAAAGTAGAATATCTATACATTGGTGTTGGATTATTGTTTGTTATTGCAGCAGGAATTTTCTTTTTCTCAAAAAAAGTTCCAGATGGTATCAATAACGAACCAATGGAAAAATCTAACAAAGCATTAACAACATTAATTGTAATGACAATTTTATTGTTTGTAATGTTTTTACCAGTATTTTTGAGTTATAAAAGTGATGAGGCTTTAAAAATTGAAGAATTAAGCAGATTAATTGAAGCTAATCAAAATGTAGAATTAGTCAATCAATATAAAGCAGAAATTGCAACAATCAAAGAACCATTAGAAATGTATCGTATGTCATGGTTATTTGGTGCTTTAGCAGTCGTAGTTGTAGGATTATTGTATGCTTATTTCAGCGCTTCAAAAAAGGCAGAAGGCTGGGGAGCGATGAAATATCCTCAATTAATTTTAGGAATGTTAGCCCTTTTTCTTTATGTTGGAGTAGAGGTCGCAATTGGTTCTAATTTAGGTGAATTATTAACATTGAAAGAGTTTGGTAGCCTAAGTTCTTCACAAATTACACCTTACGTGACGATGTATTGGGGAAGTATGATGATTGGTCGTTGGGCAGGTGCAATTAGTGCCTTCAATTTGACTAAATCAAAAAAACAATTGTTATTAATTATTGTTCCATTAATCGCTTATTCAATTATTATTGGTGTTAATACAATGGCTGGTTTCGATATGTCGCATTTGTATTATTATATTATCTGTATTGCTTTACAAATTGTCGCATTCTTTTTATCAAAAGATAAACCAGCTCGTACATTATTAATTTTCGCAATATTTGGAGCAGTAGCAATGATTATTGGATTATTTTCTACAGGTATGACAGCTATCTATGCTTTCTTAGCAGGAGGATTAGCATGTTCTATTATGTGGCCAGCAATTTTCAGTTTATCAATTGTAGGATTAGGAAAATATACTGCGCAAGGATCTGCTTTTTTAGTAATGATGATTTTAGGAGGTGGAATTATCCCGCCAATTCAAGGAAAATTATCTGATATTATTGGAATTCATAATTCGTATATTATCCCATTATTTTGTTTTGCCTACCTTATTTTGTTCGCAATTATGGTAAAAGGATTTTTAACAAAACAAGGAATCAATATTGATGAATTAGAATCAGAAGGTAGTCATTAAAATAGTTTAAATTATGAAATAAAAAAAGCCGAGCAAAAAGCTAGACTGCACCCAAAAGTTTGGACAGATTAAAAATTAATAATTATAAAAATGAGTTCGATATTGTATCGGGCTCATTTTATTTAAGTTCGATTTTATTCTATCGTTATTGTAATAGTAAATGTATTGTTTTATTTCTTTTTTTAGCTCTTCAATAGAATTAAATTTTTGTAAATAAAATAGTTCCGATTTCAGTATTCCGAAGAAATTCTCGATAATAGCATTATCTAAGCAATTTCCTTTTCTACTCATACTTTGTATGATTCCTTTTTCATTTAATAAAGCCTGATATTGTTTCATTTGATATTGCCATCCTTGATCTGAATGTAATATCAAATCTTTAGTGTCTTTCGTTATTTTAAATGCCTTTTTAAGCATTTGAGTTACTTGATTAAAAACAGGTCGTTCGCTTAACTCATAGCTGATAATTTCTTGATTGTACAGATCCATTATCGGTGATAAATATAGTTTTTTATCTTTTACTTTAAACTCGGTAACATCTGTTACCCATTTTTGGTTGGGTTTATCAGCCTTAAATGCTCTTTGCAAGATGTTTGGTGCAATCTTTCCTTGTTCTCCTTTGTAAGATTTGTATTTTTTTCTTCGAATCAAACTCTTTAATCCTAAGCTATTCATCAGTTTAAGAACAGTTTTATGATTGATGATAGTTCCTGATTTTCTTAATTCATCGGTAATTCGTCGATAGCCATATCGCCCTTTATGCTGATGATAAATGGATTTTATCTTAAGTTTTAATTCCTCGTATTTATCTGTTTTACTACGTGAAATATGATAGTAAAAGCTGCTTCTAGCCATATGTGTACAATCTAAAAGTAAATTTAGATGAAATTCTGGCCTTAATTCATTTATGGCTTGCGTCCAAGTTTCTTTTGTTTTTCTTCCTCGGCTTGAATTAAGGCATTGAACTTTTTTAAGAGTGCATTTTCACAACGTAAACGTTCAATCTCCAACAATAGTTCTTCTTCTCTTGTTAACGGTTGTTTCGATTTTTTAGGTCTACCTTTAGATGTGCTCATAGTCTTGGGACGGCCTTTTGGTTTGGGTTTTAATCCGTCTATTCCAAAGGTAGCAAAATCTTTTTGCCATTTTATAATAACCGATTCACTTGGAATATTAAATTTAACTCTGGCTTCACGCAAACTAAGAAACTGTTTGGTTATAGACTTAATAACTTTTAGCTTAAATTCAACGCTATACGTTTGGTTTTTCTTAGGTTCTAAACCTAAAGCTCCTTGATTATGATAATCAGTAATCCACTTACGCAATAAACTTCCTGAAATACCTTCTTGATGTGATATAGAATGAACTGAATGATGTTTTTTTAAAACTTCTTTGACACATCGCAACTTGTATGTTACATCATATTTTACTTTTCTTGCCATAAAAAATGCCCCCAAAAGTGTCTAACTTTTTGGGGGCAGTGTAAGAAAGGTCGCATTTTTTTTATTTCATAACACCTAATTGTGTTAATATTTTTTCTTCATAAGGATCTATCTTAAATTGATCAAATTTTACAAAATCTTTTCCATCTTTCAGATACCCTAATTGATAATTTTGACGAACAACAGGTTGATTTTCGAAACTTTCTAAAATAGGCAATTCAGAAATCGGTTCTAAAATTTTTTCATTTGTAGTCGAAATTAAACCAAAATGCATCAAATAATTTTCTTTGGATAAAAAATAAGGAAAATAAGCCAACACATCAGGACGTTCAATTTTCAAAGAAGTTGATTCTCCAAAAGTTGCAAAATTTTGATCAACAGGTGTTAAATATTCGTATTGAAAATCAATAATTAATTGATTGTTTTTGTCAATCATTCCCCATTTTCCATCTTTTTCTACTCCAGCCAAACCAGCTCTAAAATCGGTACAACCATCATATTCAAACGGAATAATTACTTGATTCAATAAATCAATAAATCCCCATTTTCCGTCTTTTTTTACAGCACAAATATTCTCAATAAAATCACTTGATAATTCATACTCAAACGGAATCAAAACTTGGTTAGACTTGGTTATAAATCCCCATTTTTCGTTTTTCTGAGCACTATATGCATTAACCGTTGTGAGAACTAATTTCTGGTACTCAAAAGGAATAATTACATTTCCAGTTTTATCGATTAAGCCAAATTGATCATTAATAGATATTGGTGCTAAATTATTGCGATCAAAAACAGTTAACTCTTCAAATGTTGTTGTTTCTTTGTGAACGAAATCATCAAACTGATCAGTGTCTTTTGGGTAAATTTTAGTCATAATTCTTTAATTCACCACAAAATTAAAGAATCAAAATTAATAGATATCTTTTTATTTTAAAAATATCCGATTTTAAGCACTTTTTTGTAAATATAATTCTTATTTTTGTAGGAAAGCTTAAAGTATAACCTATGAATATTTTTACTAAATTATTTTTTAGTGCAGCCATAATGTCGAGTAGCTTTGTTTCTGCTCAACAGGAAAACATTAACATTACAAATCTTCCAACGACTATTAATAAAGATTATTCTTTTGATGGAGTTTGGAATATTTCAAATGATGTAACTACTTCTAATTACAAAATTTCTGGCGGAAAATTGACTAACTATTCAGATAAAACTAGTCAAACTTTATTTTTTGATTTATATTTTGTTCCTTCAAAATCTTCGTTGGATTTGTATGATTTACCTAACAAAATCACAACAAATGCCCAATTAGGAACTCTGGAAGGGAATGGAACAAGTTTTAATAATGTAAATGTAACTTTTAAAGCAGCAGATATCCAGAAATTAGCAGATGGAGATTATACACCAATTTTATTATTGAAAGAGAGAGAAACAAGCAATGTTTTAAACTACAAGATTTTAAATAATAAAATATCATTACAATCGAATGATATTATGATTGATAAAGTAATTGATGATGCTAGTTTACCACAATTAACGGAGAAAAATACATTAGCTTCTACAAAAAATATTGACGCAACTTTATCAGATATTTATATTCCCGTAGAGAGTTCATTAGCTATTGAAAATGCAAACAAAAAAGTAAAATTAGCTGGTGTTTGGAAATTAGAAATTGATTTTAATACATTAATGGTTACAGTTGATGGTATTAATAATTCTATTCAGAATTTAGATTCTAAACCAACAAATGACTTGAAATTATTAGTCTATTTTTCAAAACAAAATATTACAGATGCAAAAAAAATAGATGGATTTGAATTGCTTAATTTTGATATTACTCCGGTTGCCGCTTTAACAAAATTAAGTAATCTTGATTTTACAACTAACATCACAAAGTTAGTTCCTGCGGGTGAATATTATCCAATTTTGGTTTTGACAGAGAAGAATAATGAAGGAAACTATGTAATCAAATCTACTTTGAGTTTAGGTGAAAAATATATTTGGAAATAAATTCTAATTAATAAACAAAAAGCGAAATCTTATTAGACTGCACCCAAAAGTTTGGACAGATTAAAAATTAATAATTATAAAAATGAGTTCGATATTGTATCGGGCTCATTTTATTTAAGTTCGATTTTATTCTATCGTTATTGTAATAGTAAATGTATTGTTTTATTTCTTTTTTTAGCTCTTCAATAGAATTAAATTTTTGTAAATAAAATAGTTCCGATTTCAGTATTCCGAAGAAATTCTCGATAATAGCATTATCTAAGCAATTTCCTTTTCTACTCATACTTTGTATGATTCCTTTTTCATTTAATAAAGCCTGATATTGTTTCATTTGATATTGCCATCCTTGATCTGAATGTAATATCAAATCTTTAGTGTCTTTCGTTATTTTAAATGCCTTTTTAAGCATTTGAGTTACTTGATTAAAAACAGGTCGTTCGCTTAACTCATAGCTGATAATTTCTTGATTGTACAGATCCATTATTGGTGATAAATATAGTTTTTTATCTTTTACTTTAAACTCGGTAACATCTGTTACCCATTTTTGGTTGGGTTTATCAGCCTTAAATGCTCTTTGCAAGATGTTTGGTGCAATCTTTCCTTGTTCTCCTTTGTAAGATTTGTATTTTTTTCTTCGAATCAAACTCTTTAATCCTAAGC
This portion of the Empedobacter stercoris genome encodes:
- a CDS encoding S46 family peptidase — encoded protein: MKKLFVKGSILMALFASFNAFAQQGGGMWIPTELNEKEMKDMGLKISSKDIFSTGDKSINNAVAHFGGGCTSEVISPNGLLLTNHHCGYGEIQAHSSLENDYLTDGFWAKELKDELPNEGLTATFIIDIKDVTTAILKGVNENMSEEERNKIIKKNSEDFNAKSKKESYQTVFIKPFYKGNKYYQFTTETFKDVRLVGAPPSAIGKYGNDTDNWVWPRHTGDFAMFRIYADKNNKPAEYSVDNVPYKPKHHLPINISGINEGDFTFVYGFPGVTDEYLPASSIEQIKDVINPARINVRTIALSHIDKKMREDNATRIAYASKQARISNAHKKWIGEVLGLNRSKAVEKRQQYEQEFMNRIAKNSKLNAQYANIISELNDVNKANQDYNLANIMFSESFFSNSETFRMALTLNNILNAVGQKNYAETKAKALNTVASMHKDYNPELDKTISSDLADNYFKVVPQKLLPNTTAANIKTALGNSVINGTKKMNGQSLLGNIKALAENDAEFIKALKEDALISQVRIVLESNQTNVTPTYLANQDKINKLMRTYMKAQMDVFTDKKIFPDANSTLRVTYGKVDGYQPRDAVYYEPVTHMDGVMEKYVPGDYEYDLPKQMVSLYDNKDYGKYADKDGKLAVNFIATNHTTGGNSGSPALNAKGELIGLNFDRVWEGTMSDLNYDPEICRNIMVDARYILWVVDKYANAQRLIDEMTIIEENKETKKK
- the lipB gene encoding lipoyl(octanoyl) transferase LipB, coding for MKQIVEFQDLGMNRNYQEIWDYQESLLAENIAAKQYNRAQEKEGGTDFKNTKNHLLFVEHPHVYTLGKSGHLENMLASSDKLNEIQATFVKTNRGGDITYHGPQQLVGYPIMDLENFKPDIHLYMRNLEEVIIKTIAEYGLKGVRSQGETGVWLDVGRPYARKICAMGVKASRWVTMHGFALNVNTDMRYFEYIVPCGIQDKAVASLERELGHQVDMNEVKAFTKKHFAEVFDVAYK
- a CDS encoding AI-2E family transporter, with amino-acid sequence MEVIRKWPFYLKLTCTLLSIICLTFISIIGKAILVPLILGFLISILLSPISTFFERYLFLPRAISSIITTLLFAAFILGIFYLIAIQMADIANEWPVFQMQIIEAFIDLQKWIHHTFGINSHAQIEYLTKNVKTTIETSTIVIEKVLSIVSSMTVTVLFTFLYIVFLLIYRGHLVKFLYYAFNSNTHDQVYNVITSIQKMVKQYLIGLFLQMLIVSILSFISFSILGLKYKFVLAILTGVLNVVPYVGIIISLIVTLIITFATMSTSKLFFVLIAFIAIHAIDGNVVMPKIVGSKVKINSLIVIIGLVIGEMTWGIMGMLLSIPILALMKIVFDNVTELKPWGYLLGDENSTEIDEDLNSFLAKKKALRLKKKPKKLDETIE
- a CDS encoding phosphatase PAP2 family protein, which gives rise to MIQDFFDWDVQIFLYFNNLGTESWDWFWLLVTNKKTWIPLYVIFLVLLYIKLGWKKTLLAGICVALMITCADQFTNILKNSFQRYRPCYTESIQGLFRPIDCEGRGRFGFTSAHASNHMAIAIFMGIILRRYYKWLLYVLIVWALMVAYSRVYVGVHFTGDIFFGTLIGVFFSIIFLKIYYFLEKKYLQNI
- a CDS encoding twin-arginine translocase TatA/TatE family subunit, which produces MNSLVIYPAFLDFQEVVIIMVVAVVIFGPDKIPEIARGLGAAVRKLKEASEDIKQEIMNPVQEVDPTKDIQNTINELNPLKEVKETFQKINPMEDFQKSFEELSNPVDKLHNAIHQENTVETALRDTDAPTMKPVDPVQDIETPTSTEPIAEEPVEPVVEEPTIIKEPKTVDEALGLGGSVSR
- a CDS encoding MFS transporter produces the protein MENNQIKTNYPALYTLIIVFFFWGFIAAGNNIFIPFCKNYFNLDQFQSQLIDFAFYTAYYVGALLLYIFGVVKGKDLVGQWGYKRSIVYGLLFSAIGAGAMIIAVQINVYTAMLVGLFIVALGFSLQQTAANPFAVLLGDPKTGTSRVNLGGGINSFGTTIGPLVIGFALFGTFEHVSDDAIKSLPLTKVEYLYIGVGLLFVIAAGIFFFSKKVPDGINNEPMEKSNKALTTLIVMTILLFVMFLPVFLSYKSDEALKIEELSRLIEANQNVELVNQYKAEIATIKEPLEMYRMSWLFGALAVVVVGLLYAYFSASKKAEGWGAMKYPQLILGMLALFLYVGVEVAIGSNLGELLTLKEFGSLSSSQITPYVTMYWGSMMIGRWAGAISAFNLTKSKKQLLLIIVPLIAYSIIIGVNTMAGFDMSHLYYYIICIALQIVAFFLSKDKPARTLLIFAIFGAVAMIIGLFSTGMTAIYAFLAGGLACSIMWPAIFSLSIVGLGKYTAQGSAFLVMMILGGGIIPPIQGKLSDIIGIHNSYIIPLFCFAYLILFAIMVKGFLTKQGINIDELESEGSH